The nucleotide sequence CTCGGCCGCGTCCGTACGGCGGTCATCTGCGCCCCCACCTCACCGAGCGCCGACGGTTCCCTCGACCTCTCCCAGGTCGAGGAGGCCGCCCGCACCCTGGCCGCCCGGCTGCGCCCGCACACCACGGTCATCCTGGAGTCCCCGGTCCCCCCGGGCACCACCGAGGAACTCCTCCGCCCACTCCTCGAAGAGGGCTCGGGCCTGCGTGCGGGCCGCGACTTCCACGTCGCCTACTCCCCCGCCCGCGTCGACCCGGGCAACCGCGACTTCGGCCCCGCCAACACCCCGAAGGTGATCGGCGGCCTCACCTCCGCCTGCACGGAATCAGCGGCCGCCTTCTACGGACGCCTCACCGACAAGGTGGTCCGCGCGCGTGGCCTTCGCGAGGCGGAGACGGTCCACCTCCTGGAGACCAACTACCGCCACGTCAACATCGCCCTCGTCAACGAGATGGCCGCGCTCTGCAACGACCTCGGCGTCGACCTGTGGGACGTCATCCGCTGCGCCGAGACCAAGCCCTTCGGCTTCCAGGCCTTCCGCCCCGGCCCCGGCGTCGGCGGCCACGCCCTCCCCCAGGACCTGTCGGGCCACGCCCCCCGCTCGCTCCGCATGGTCGAACTGGCGCAGCGCGTCAACAACCGCATGCCCCAGTACGTCGTCCAGCGCGCCGCCACCCTCCTCAACGAGCACGGCAAGTCGGCCCGGGGCGCCCGCGTCCTCCTCCTCGGCGTCACCTACAAGTCCGACGTCCCCGACCAACAGGGCACCCCCGCCGACGAGATCGCCCGCCGCCTCATCGAACTCGGCGCCCACGTCAGCTACCACGACCCCCACATCCCCACCTGGAGCGTCCTCGACCGCCCCATCCCCCGGGCCGACTGCCTCTACGAGGCCACCGCCGACGCCGACCTGACGATCCTGCTCCAGCAGCACCGCACCTACGACCTCCAGGGCCTGTCGGTGAAGGCCCAACTCCTGCTGGACACCCGGGGGGCCACGCCTACGGGGGCGGCGCATCGGTTGTGAAGGGG is from Streptomyces sp. NBC_01314 and encodes:
- a CDS encoding nucleotide sugar dehydrogenase yields the protein MPADLAVIGLGQLGLPLAQAAVAAGIPTLGYRIGPDSGSLTPGELRRMLARGFKPTTSPAELGRVRTAVICAPTSPSADGSLDLSQVEEAARTLAARLRPHTTVILESPVPPGTTEELLRPLLEEGSGLRAGRDFHVAYSPARVDPGNRDFGPANTPKVIGGLTSACTESAAAFYGRLTDKVVRARGLREAETVHLLETNYRHVNIALVNEMAALCNDLGVDLWDVIRCAETKPFGFQAFRPGPGVGGHALPQDLSGHAPRSLRMVELAQRVNNRMPQYVVQRAATLLNEHGKSARGARVLLLGVTYKSDVPDQQGTPADEIARRLIELGAHVSYHDPHIPTWSVLDRPIPRADCLYEATADADLTILLQQHRTYDLQGLSVKAQLLLDTRGATPTGAAHRL